A genomic window from Stigmatopora argus isolate UIUO_Sarg chromosome 13, RoL_Sarg_1.0, whole genome shotgun sequence includes:
- the LOC144086752 gene encoding uncharacterized protein LOC144086752, translating to MAGCLSEPLCQPCVYHQAFKVELQVKRPLMPLQLSPEQVAVEMLCLCGQLDLLIRAQMQEFQEQLRQGCSPEESDAFQAQGSEILDQMLQCLEHLPKPMPQLEDYLDMVGLSAMFPRVEVFLIQGSPVDMLERPPMDDYFSHIAKLNQLLVLTQQLEEDIRHLGSHKYIAHQLSVIYQVVCSFRGVNVFLEIKKNIEANFKQMKESLVVEEEGSRHEPQLAAHYVHWILDITHKLTSTVLSLPDELTDDLDQAMAFMSQFAS from the exons ATGGCAGGATGCTTATCAGAGCCACTTTGTCAGCCCTGCGTCTACCATCAGGCGTTTAAAG TGGAGCTACAGGTGAAAAGACCCCTGATGCCCCTCCAACTGAGTCCAGAACAGGTGGCTGTGGAGATGCTGTGTCTCTGTGGGCAACTGGACCTCCTTATCAGGGCACAGATGCAGGAG TTTCAGGAGCAGTTAAGACAAGGCTGTAGCCCAGAGGAGTCGGACGCCTTTCAGGCCCAAG GATCGGAAATTCTTGACCAGATGCTGCAGTGCCTTGAACATCTACCAAAACCCATGCCACAACTAGAG GACTACCTGGACATGGTGGGTTTGTCCGCCATGTTTCCTCGTGTAGAGGTGTTCCTCATTCAAGGCAGCCCAGTGGACATGTTGGAAAGGCCGCCAATGGACG ACTATTTCTCCCACATCGCCAAACTGAATCAGCTGCTTGTGCTGACTCAGCAGCTGGAGGAGGACATTCGGCACCTCGGAAGTCACAAATACATCGCCCACCAACTCTCTGTCATATAC CAAGTGGTGTGCTCCTTCCGAGGTGTCAACGTCTTCTTGGAGATAAAAAAGAACATTGAGGCCAACTTCAAGCAGATGAAAGAGTCTCTGGTGGTGGAGGAGGAAGGCTCCAGGCACGAACCTCAGCTGGCTGCGCATTATGTCCACTG GATATTGGACATTACTCACAAGCTGACATCTACAGTGCTGTCTCTTCCGGATGAGTTGACTGATGACCTTGATCAGGCCATGGCTTTCATGTCACAGTTTGCGTCGTAA
- the med14 gene encoding mediator of RNA polymerase II transcription subunit 14 isoform X1 — protein sequence MAPVQIGADGQLVPLGGPVVSGPQPPAPGTLATHGIRLSLLIDFLLQRTYHEITLLAELLPRKTDMERKIEIVQFASRTRQLFVRLLALVKWASNAGKVEKCAMISSFLDQQTILFVDTADRLASLARDALVHARLPSFAIPFAIDVLTTGSYPRLPTCIRDKIIPPDPITKVEKLTTLNQLNQILRHRLVTTDLPPQLANLTVANGRVKFRVEGEFEATLTVMGDDPDIPWRLLKLEILVEDKETGDGRALVHSLQVNYIHELVQARLCADEKPLQDMYNCLHSFCLSLQLEVLHSQTLMLIRERWGDLVQEEQYLPAKYLILTVWNQQVLGRKTGTASVHKVTIKIDESDVSKPLQISHDPPLPACDSRLMERAMKIDHLSVEKLLIDSVHARSHQKLLELKAVLKGSNPTDSSFIETALPTLVIPILEPCGRSECLHIFVDLHSGMLQPMLYGLDQSMLDDIEKTINDDMKRILSWLQQLKFWLGEQRCRQSVKHLPTVCTDVLHLSNTASHPVGNLGKHKLFIKLTRLPQYYIVVEMVDMPSNPTALQYKYSFLFVTQLEGDDGPMCAQLLQHFKPNLEHLVQDATSIRLHRAASKRKMTAEPAETEPKKPKRSGEMSAFNKELAHLVAMCDTNMPFVGLRTELSNMEIPNQGVEVEGDGSSHAIRLLKIPPCKSVGEETRRALERSVLDCTFRLQGRNNRTWVAELVLANCPLNSTSSKEQASTRHVYLTYENPLSEPVGGRKVVEMFLNDWSAISQLYQCVLHFSRALPELPSYLSLFSEVRLYNFRKLVLCYGTTKGSSVTIQWNSNSQRFHLSLGTVGPNSGCSNCHNIILHQLQEMFNKNPNVIQLLQVLYDTQAPLNAINKLPTVPMLGLTQRTNTAYQCFSILPQSPTHIRLAFRNTYCIDIYCRSRGVVAIRDGAYSLFDNSKIVEGFQPAPGLKTFLSMFVDNTQDARRRSVNEDDNPPSPVAVDIMDTLMSQLQAQPQAMRPAGSGVYPPLTSPPPNYHANVAPSPSMMPTQSPGNIHASGSPSGALRAPSPFGPTPSPSSLGIAMGQTSFASPHGALDPSSPYAMVSPSHRGQWPGSPQVSGPSPGARIHGMSPGNPSLHSPIPDPHSPRAGTGSQIMPSSMPPPRKLPQRSWAASIPTILTHSALHVLLLPSPTPCQVPGLAGSYLCSPLERFLGSVIMRRHLLRIIQQEANLSVVNSNEPGVIMFKTDVLKCRVALNPKNYQTLQLKVTPENAGPWSQEELQVLERFFETRVAGPPFKYNTLNAFTKLLGAHTHILRDCVRIMKLELFPDQAGQLKWNVQFCLTIPPSAPPIAPPGTIAVVLKTKMLFFLQLTQRVPVPQEPSSIIVPIVYDMATGLTQQADIPRQHSSSGKAALMVSNILKRFNEMHPARPGECTIFASVHELMANFTLPQDPRH from the exons AGTCGTACCAGGCAGCTATTTGTACGCTTGTTGGCCCTGGTAAAGTGGGCGAGTAACGCGGGCAAGGTGGAAAAATGTGCT ATGATATCCAGCTTCTTGGATCAGCAGACCATCTTGTTTGTGGACACAGCAGACCGACTGGCGTCGTTGGCACGAGACGCCCTGGTGCACGCTCGCCTGCCCAGCTTCGCCATCCCCTTCGCCATCGACGTCCTCACAACTGGTTCCTACCCACGCTTACCCACCTGCATACGA GATAAAATCATTCCACCCGATCCCATCACTAAAGTTGAGAAATTGACAACCTTGAACCAGCTGAATCAAATTCTACGGCACCGCCTGGTCACCACAGATTTGCCCCCGCAGTTAGCCAACCTCACAGTCG CTAACGGCCGCGTGAAGTTTCGAGTGGAGGGAGAGTTTGAGGCCACTCTCACTGTGATGGGTGATGATCCAGATATCCCCTGGAGGCTCCTGAAGTTGGAGATATTGGTGGAGGACAAGGAAACTGGCG ATGGCCGAGCCTTGGTACACAGTCTTCAGGTGAACTATATCCATGAGCTCGTGCAAGCACGTCTATGTGCGGATGAGAAACCACTGCAAGACATGTACAACTGCTTGC ACTCCTTCTGTCTCTCGCTGCAGCTGGAGGTGCTCCACTCGCAGACCTTGATGCTCATTAGGGAGCGCTGGGGGGACCTGGTGCAGGAGGAGCAATACTTGCCTGCAAAATACCTCATCCTCACTGTCTGGAA CCAACAGGTGCTGGGTAGGAAAACGGGGACGGCCTCTGTGCATAAAGTCACGATCAAGATTGACGAATCAGATGTATCGAAACCGCTGCAGATCTCCCACGACCCGCCTTTACCTGCGTGCGACTCCAGATTGATGGAGAGGGCAATGAAA ATTGACCATTTGTCTGTGGAGAAGCTTCTGATTGACAGCGTTCACGCACGTTCCCACCAAAAGTTGCTGGAATTGAAAGCCGTTTTAAAGGGCAGCAATCCAACTGACAGCT CATTCATTGAAACCGCCCTACCCACTCTCGTCATTCCCATACTGGAGCCGTGCGGTCGTTCGGAGTGCCTACATATCTTTGTGGATTTGCATTCTGGCATGCTGCAACCCATGCTGTATGGATTAG ATCAATCAATGCTGGACGACATTGAGAAGACTATCAACGATGACATGAAGCGTATCCTGTCTTGGCTTCAACAACTCAA ATTCTGGCTGGGTGAGCAGCGCTGCAGACAGTCTGTGAAGCATCTTCCAACCGTGTGCACCGACGTCCTCCACCTCTCCAACACTGCTTCACACCCGGTGGGGAATTTGGGCAAGCACAAGCTCTTCATCAAGCTCACGCGTCTTCCGCAGTACTACATT GTGGTGGAGATGGTTGATATGCCCAGCAATCCCACGGCTTTGCAGTACAAATACTCCTTCCTTTTTGTGACTCAGCTGGAAGGTGACGACGGGCCCATGTGCGCACAGCTTTTGCAGCATTTCAAGCCCAATCTCGAACATCTCGTTCAAGATGCCACGTCGATACGCTTGCACCGAGCTGCCTCAAAGAGAAAG ATGACCGCAGAGCCAGCAGAAACAGAGCCAAAGAAGCCCAAGCGCTCAGGGGAGATGAGTGCCTTCAACAAAGAGTTGGCACACCTCGTCGCCATGTGTGACACCAACATGCCCTTTGTTGGCCTCAGGACTGAG CTGTCCAACATGGAGATTCCCAACCAGGGTGTTGAAGTGGAAGGGGACGGCAGCAGTCACGCCATCCGCTTGCTTAA GATCCCTCCTTGCAAAAGTGTCGGAGAGGAGACCAGAAGAGCTTTGGAGCGTTCTGTTCTGGACTGCACCTTCCGTCTGCAGGGCAGAAATAACCGGACATGGGTGGCAGAGCTCGTGCTTGCCAACTGCCCCCTCAACAGCACCAGTAGCAAAGAGCAAG CTTCCACGCGGCATGTGTACCTCACCTACGAAAACCCCCTGTCTGAACCCGTGGGTGGACGCAAAGTCGTTGAAATGTTCCTCAACGACTGGAGCGCCATCAGTCAGCTTTATCAATGTGTGCTTCACTTCTCTCGAGCACTGCCAG AGTTGCCCTCGTACCTAAGCTTGTTCTCGGAGGTGCGGCTGTATAACTTTCGCAAGCTGGTACTGTGCTACGGCACCACCAAGGGAAGTTCCGTCACCATCCAGTGGAATTCCAACAGCCAACGCTTTCACTTGTCCCTCGGGACGGTGGGACCCAATTCGGGTTGCTCAAACTGCCACAACATCATCCTCCATCAGCTGCAGGAGATGTTCAACAAGAACCCCAATGTCATTCAGCTTTTACAG gTGCTTTATGACACCCAGGCCCCGCTGAACGCCATCAACAAATTACCCACCGTGCCCATGTTGGGCCTTACCCAGCGCACCAACACCGCATACCAGTGCTTCTCCATCCTGCCGCAGTCGCCCACGCACATCCGCCTAGCGTTCCGCAACACGTACTGCATCGACATCTATTGCCGGAGCCGCGGCGTGGTGGCTATCCGGGACGGCGCCTACAGCCTCTTTGACAACTCCAAGATTGTGGAGGGTTTTCAGCCGGCCCCTGGGCTCAAG ACATTCTTGAGCATGTTTGTAGACAATACCCAGGACGCACGTCGGCGTTCGGTCAACGAAGATGACAACCCGCCGTCCCCGGTTGCCGTGGACATTATGGACACGCTCATGAGCCAGTTGCAGGCTCAGCCGCAAGCCATGAGGCCCGCTGGCAGCGGCGTGTACCCGCCACTAACATCGCCTCCGCCCAACTACCACGCCAACGTCGCCCCTTCGCCTTCCATGATGCCCACCCAATCGCCAG GGAACATCCATGCCTCTGGCTCCCCTAGCGGAGCATTGAGGGCTCCCTCTCCTTTCGGCCCCACCCCGTCTCCATCTTCTCTGGGCATAGCCATGGGTCAGACAAGCTTTGCCAGCCCCCACG GCGCGCTGGATCCCAGCTCTCCCTACGCCATGGTGTCTCCGAGCCACAGGGGACAGTGGCCGGGCTCTCCCCAGGTCTCAGGTCCTTCGCCTGGGGCGAGGATCCACGGCATGTCGCCTGGGAACCCGTCGCTGCATTCGCCCATCCCTGACCCCCACTCTCCGCGTGCCGGAACTG GTTCCCAAATCATGCCCAGCAGTATGCCTCCTCCCCGCAAGCTACCTCAGCGCTCTTGGGCTGCCTCCATCCCCACCATCCTCACCCACAGCGCCCTCCACGTACTCCTGCTGCCCTCACCCACACCGTGTCAGGTGCCGGGTCTGGCCGGCAGCTACCTGTGCTCGCCACTAGAGCGCTTCCTAGGTTCAGTCATCATGAGGCGGCACCTGCTGCGAATCATCCAGCAGGAAGCCAAC CTATCCGTCGTGAACTCCAACGAACCCGGCGTCATCATGTTCAAGACGGACGTGCTCAAGTGCCGTGTAGCTCTGAACCCAAAGAACTACCAGACCCTGCAGCTCAAGGTCACCCCAGAGAATGCGGGACCCTGGTCCCAGGAGGAACTTCAGGTGCTCGAGAGGTTCTTTGAAACTAGG GTTGCCGGCCCTCCCTTCAAGTACAACACGTTGAATGCCTTCACCAAGCTTCTGGGGGCACATACGCACATACTCCGGGACTGTGTGCGCATCATGAAGCTTGAACTG TTTCCTGATCAAGCCGGCCAACTCAAGTGGAACGTCCAGTTCTGCCTCACCATACCTCCCAGCGCCCCCCCCATCGCTCCCCCCGGAACCATCGCCGTGGTCCTCAAGACGAAGATGCTCTTCTTT TTGCAGCTGACTCAGCGCGTACCCGTGCCGCAGGAACCGTCGAGCATCATCGTCCCCATCGTGTACGACATGGCCACCGGCCTCACCCAACAGGCTGACATTCCCAGGCAGCACAGCTCGTCGGGAAAGGCGGCGCTCATGGTCTCCAACATCCTCAAGAGGTTTAATGAAATGCACCCCGCCAGGCCGG GAGAATGCACCATATTTGCGTCAGTCCACGAGTTGATGGCCAACTTTACTTTGCCCCAGGACCCCCGACATTGA
- the med14 gene encoding mediator of RNA polymerase II transcription subunit 14 isoform X2 codes for MAPVQIGADGQLVPLGGPVVSGPQPPAPGTLATHGIRLSLLIDFLLQRTYHEITLLAELLPRKTDMERKIEIVQFASRTRQLFVRLLALVKWASNAGKVEKCAMISSFLDQQTILFVDTADRLASLARDALVHARLPSFAIPFAIDVLTTGSYPRLPTCIRDKIIPPDPITKVEKLTTLNQLNQILRHRLVTTDLPPQLANLTVANGRVKFRVEGEFEATLTVMGDDPDIPWRLLKLEILVEDKETGDGRALVHSLQVNYIHELVQARLCADEKPLQDMYNCLHSFCLSLQLEVLHSQTLMLIRERWGDLVQEEQYLPAKYLILTVWNQQVLGRKTGTASVHKVTIKIDESDVSKPLQISHDPPLPACDSRLMERAMKIDHLSVEKLLIDSVHARSHQKLLELKAVLKGSNPTDSSFIETALPTLVIPILEPCGRSECLHIFVDLHSGMLQPMLYGLDQSMLDDIEKTINDDMKRILSWLQQLKFWLGEQRCRQSVKHLPTVCTDVLHLSNTASHPVGNLGKHKLFIKLTRLPQYYIVVEMVDMPSNPTALQYKYSFLFVTQLEGDDGPMCAQLLQHFKPNLEHLVQDATSIRLHRAASKRKMTAEPAETEPKKPKRSGEMSAFNKELAHLVAMCDTNMPFVGLRTELSNMEIPNQGVEVEGDGSSHAIRLLKIPPCKSVGEETRRALERSVLDCTFRLQGRNNRTWVAELVLANCPLNSTSSKEQASTRHVYLTYENPLSEPVGGRKVVEMFLNDWSAISQLYQCVLHFSRALPELPSYLSLFSEVRLYNFRKLVLCYGTTKGSSVTIQWNSNSQRFHLSLGTVGPNSGCSNCHNIILHQLQEMFNKNPNVIQLLQVLYDTQAPLNAINKLPTVPMLGLTQRTNTAYQCFSILPQSPTHIRLAFRNTYCIDIYCRSRGVVAIRDGAYSLFDNSKIVEGFQPAPGLKTFLSMFVDNTQDARRRSVNEDDNPPSPVAVDIMDTLMSQLQAQPQAMRPAGSGVYPPLTSPPPNYHANVAPSPSMMPTQSPGALDPSSPYAMVSPSHRGQWPGSPQVSGPSPGARIHGMSPGNPSLHSPIPDPHSPRAGTGSQIMPSSMPPPRKLPQRSWAASIPTILTHSALHVLLLPSPTPCQVPGLAGSYLCSPLERFLGSVIMRRHLLRIIQQEANLSVVNSNEPGVIMFKTDVLKCRVALNPKNYQTLQLKVTPENAGPWSQEELQVLERFFETRVAGPPFKYNTLNAFTKLLGAHTHILRDCVRIMKLELFPDQAGQLKWNVQFCLTIPPSAPPIAPPGTIAVVLKTKMLFFLQLTQRVPVPQEPSSIIVPIVYDMATGLTQQADIPRQHSSSGKAALMVSNILKRFNEMHPARPGECTIFASVHELMANFTLPQDPRH; via the exons AGTCGTACCAGGCAGCTATTTGTACGCTTGTTGGCCCTGGTAAAGTGGGCGAGTAACGCGGGCAAGGTGGAAAAATGTGCT ATGATATCCAGCTTCTTGGATCAGCAGACCATCTTGTTTGTGGACACAGCAGACCGACTGGCGTCGTTGGCACGAGACGCCCTGGTGCACGCTCGCCTGCCCAGCTTCGCCATCCCCTTCGCCATCGACGTCCTCACAACTGGTTCCTACCCACGCTTACCCACCTGCATACGA GATAAAATCATTCCACCCGATCCCATCACTAAAGTTGAGAAATTGACAACCTTGAACCAGCTGAATCAAATTCTACGGCACCGCCTGGTCACCACAGATTTGCCCCCGCAGTTAGCCAACCTCACAGTCG CTAACGGCCGCGTGAAGTTTCGAGTGGAGGGAGAGTTTGAGGCCACTCTCACTGTGATGGGTGATGATCCAGATATCCCCTGGAGGCTCCTGAAGTTGGAGATATTGGTGGAGGACAAGGAAACTGGCG ATGGCCGAGCCTTGGTACACAGTCTTCAGGTGAACTATATCCATGAGCTCGTGCAAGCACGTCTATGTGCGGATGAGAAACCACTGCAAGACATGTACAACTGCTTGC ACTCCTTCTGTCTCTCGCTGCAGCTGGAGGTGCTCCACTCGCAGACCTTGATGCTCATTAGGGAGCGCTGGGGGGACCTGGTGCAGGAGGAGCAATACTTGCCTGCAAAATACCTCATCCTCACTGTCTGGAA CCAACAGGTGCTGGGTAGGAAAACGGGGACGGCCTCTGTGCATAAAGTCACGATCAAGATTGACGAATCAGATGTATCGAAACCGCTGCAGATCTCCCACGACCCGCCTTTACCTGCGTGCGACTCCAGATTGATGGAGAGGGCAATGAAA ATTGACCATTTGTCTGTGGAGAAGCTTCTGATTGACAGCGTTCACGCACGTTCCCACCAAAAGTTGCTGGAATTGAAAGCCGTTTTAAAGGGCAGCAATCCAACTGACAGCT CATTCATTGAAACCGCCCTACCCACTCTCGTCATTCCCATACTGGAGCCGTGCGGTCGTTCGGAGTGCCTACATATCTTTGTGGATTTGCATTCTGGCATGCTGCAACCCATGCTGTATGGATTAG ATCAATCAATGCTGGACGACATTGAGAAGACTATCAACGATGACATGAAGCGTATCCTGTCTTGGCTTCAACAACTCAA ATTCTGGCTGGGTGAGCAGCGCTGCAGACAGTCTGTGAAGCATCTTCCAACCGTGTGCACCGACGTCCTCCACCTCTCCAACACTGCTTCACACCCGGTGGGGAATTTGGGCAAGCACAAGCTCTTCATCAAGCTCACGCGTCTTCCGCAGTACTACATT GTGGTGGAGATGGTTGATATGCCCAGCAATCCCACGGCTTTGCAGTACAAATACTCCTTCCTTTTTGTGACTCAGCTGGAAGGTGACGACGGGCCCATGTGCGCACAGCTTTTGCAGCATTTCAAGCCCAATCTCGAACATCTCGTTCAAGATGCCACGTCGATACGCTTGCACCGAGCTGCCTCAAAGAGAAAG ATGACCGCAGAGCCAGCAGAAACAGAGCCAAAGAAGCCCAAGCGCTCAGGGGAGATGAGTGCCTTCAACAAAGAGTTGGCACACCTCGTCGCCATGTGTGACACCAACATGCCCTTTGTTGGCCTCAGGACTGAG CTGTCCAACATGGAGATTCCCAACCAGGGTGTTGAAGTGGAAGGGGACGGCAGCAGTCACGCCATCCGCTTGCTTAA GATCCCTCCTTGCAAAAGTGTCGGAGAGGAGACCAGAAGAGCTTTGGAGCGTTCTGTTCTGGACTGCACCTTCCGTCTGCAGGGCAGAAATAACCGGACATGGGTGGCAGAGCTCGTGCTTGCCAACTGCCCCCTCAACAGCACCAGTAGCAAAGAGCAAG CTTCCACGCGGCATGTGTACCTCACCTACGAAAACCCCCTGTCTGAACCCGTGGGTGGACGCAAAGTCGTTGAAATGTTCCTCAACGACTGGAGCGCCATCAGTCAGCTTTATCAATGTGTGCTTCACTTCTCTCGAGCACTGCCAG AGTTGCCCTCGTACCTAAGCTTGTTCTCGGAGGTGCGGCTGTATAACTTTCGCAAGCTGGTACTGTGCTACGGCACCACCAAGGGAAGTTCCGTCACCATCCAGTGGAATTCCAACAGCCAACGCTTTCACTTGTCCCTCGGGACGGTGGGACCCAATTCGGGTTGCTCAAACTGCCACAACATCATCCTCCATCAGCTGCAGGAGATGTTCAACAAGAACCCCAATGTCATTCAGCTTTTACAG gTGCTTTATGACACCCAGGCCCCGCTGAACGCCATCAACAAATTACCCACCGTGCCCATGTTGGGCCTTACCCAGCGCACCAACACCGCATACCAGTGCTTCTCCATCCTGCCGCAGTCGCCCACGCACATCCGCCTAGCGTTCCGCAACACGTACTGCATCGACATCTATTGCCGGAGCCGCGGCGTGGTGGCTATCCGGGACGGCGCCTACAGCCTCTTTGACAACTCCAAGATTGTGGAGGGTTTTCAGCCGGCCCCTGGGCTCAAG ACATTCTTGAGCATGTTTGTAGACAATACCCAGGACGCACGTCGGCGTTCGGTCAACGAAGATGACAACCCGCCGTCCCCGGTTGCCGTGGACATTATGGACACGCTCATGAGCCAGTTGCAGGCTCAGCCGCAAGCCATGAGGCCCGCTGGCAGCGGCGTGTACCCGCCACTAACATCGCCTCCGCCCAACTACCACGCCAACGTCGCCCCTTCGCCTTCCATGATGCCCACCCAATCGCCAG GCGCGCTGGATCCCAGCTCTCCCTACGCCATGGTGTCTCCGAGCCACAGGGGACAGTGGCCGGGCTCTCCCCAGGTCTCAGGTCCTTCGCCTGGGGCGAGGATCCACGGCATGTCGCCTGGGAACCCGTCGCTGCATTCGCCCATCCCTGACCCCCACTCTCCGCGTGCCGGAACTG GTTCCCAAATCATGCCCAGCAGTATGCCTCCTCCCCGCAAGCTACCTCAGCGCTCTTGGGCTGCCTCCATCCCCACCATCCTCACCCACAGCGCCCTCCACGTACTCCTGCTGCCCTCACCCACACCGTGTCAGGTGCCGGGTCTGGCCGGCAGCTACCTGTGCTCGCCACTAGAGCGCTTCCTAGGTTCAGTCATCATGAGGCGGCACCTGCTGCGAATCATCCAGCAGGAAGCCAAC CTATCCGTCGTGAACTCCAACGAACCCGGCGTCATCATGTTCAAGACGGACGTGCTCAAGTGCCGTGTAGCTCTGAACCCAAAGAACTACCAGACCCTGCAGCTCAAGGTCACCCCAGAGAATGCGGGACCCTGGTCCCAGGAGGAACTTCAGGTGCTCGAGAGGTTCTTTGAAACTAGG GTTGCCGGCCCTCCCTTCAAGTACAACACGTTGAATGCCTTCACCAAGCTTCTGGGGGCACATACGCACATACTCCGGGACTGTGTGCGCATCATGAAGCTTGAACTG TTTCCTGATCAAGCCGGCCAACTCAAGTGGAACGTCCAGTTCTGCCTCACCATACCTCCCAGCGCCCCCCCCATCGCTCCCCCCGGAACCATCGCCGTGGTCCTCAAGACGAAGATGCTCTTCTTT TTGCAGCTGACTCAGCGCGTACCCGTGCCGCAGGAACCGTCGAGCATCATCGTCCCCATCGTGTACGACATGGCCACCGGCCTCACCCAACAGGCTGACATTCCCAGGCAGCACAGCTCGTCGGGAAAGGCGGCGCTCATGGTCTCCAACATCCTCAAGAGGTTTAATGAAATGCACCCCGCCAGGCCGG GAGAATGCACCATATTTGCGTCAGTCCACGAGTTGATGGCCAACTTTACTTTGCCCCAGGACCCCCGACATTGA